A genomic stretch from Cherax quadricarinatus isolate ZL_2023a chromosome 63, ASM3850222v1, whole genome shotgun sequence includes:
- the LOC128698138 gene encoding uncharacterized protein gives MAQSNLIGHSYLAHEYNLSNSGFASHPRTKSSSYIINAFPLNCETYQVYQCNHSYVPSIVNQTCQYTQNIPKDSDQHVSDSHIRQEELLSLKHQQPQDDSGDKFLYHPKLTAGITLNHQGDSKLPPHQDLHSKHQNNSKLQLYQDLSSRHQGDSTLPLHHDLSSRHQSDSKLPLRPNLHSRENRRALPSPHPIWLSLVKRGEAATTPRQPFSGNSDYQAATELMSTMEALRNKGSSRPSVPPCSKTLLTEEELHSALPTQDMNEILNLQKLYFEAFSLFPTLEKINNNETDRLWQLYSLFVERQSSFFGKIPSFRLLATCDRHKLLRLAVGISIHLSAAQLMDEQEYTWPRRDAPLITTHTRVLSASTIRQVVSHEHFILLMTFYTHYTRLFADPRVVLLTQVLSLFCEVPELSDVDAIRQRRQHYLGLLSRYLTTVYGRQPGERLLTTLLVSQEEARQLSAIYQHVELSPQVQRYALRSDAPNVFTANFQKLCIFAHSIVAAKVKDQRHDTSMQASDSASMQASNSTSMQASGSTSMQASDNTSMQASNSNVTDQVTVLKKLLTRLACHDDPHMLAAARHVLPLDLLQHFLQIMQ, from the coding sequence ATGGCTCAGAGTAATCTCATAGGGCACAGTTATCTTGCCCACGAGTACAACCTTAGTAACTCCGGCTTCGCTAGTCACCCCAGGACCAAAAGCTCTTCCTACATCATCAATGCCTTTCCTCTTAACTGTGAAACATATCAAGTTTACCAGTGTAACCATTCCTATGTACCCAGTATCGTGAATCAAACTTGCCAGTATACTCAAAATATTCCAAAAGATTCTGATCAACATGTTTCTGACAGTCACATACGTCAGGAAGAGTTGTTGTCATTAAAGCATCAGCAGCCCCAGGATGATAGCGGTGACAAATTCCTGTATCATCCGAAGCTGACTGCCGGTATCACCCTTAATCATCAAGGTGACTCCAAGCTCCCACCCCACCAAGATTTACACAGCAAACATCAAAATAACTCTAAGCTGCAACTCTACCAAGACTTAAGCAGCAGGCATCAAGGTGACTCTACACTCCCACTCCACCATGATTTAAGTAGCAGACATCAAAGTGACTCTAAGCTCCCACTCCGCCCAAATCTGCATAGCAGAGAAAATCGTCGAGCTCTTCCTAGCCCTCATCCTATCTGGTTGTCTCTCGTGAAACGCGGAGAAGCAGCTACCACTCCGAGACAACCGTTTTCGGGAAACTCAGACTACCAAGCTGCAACTGAATTAATGTCTACTATGGAAGCTTTACGAAACAAGGGTTCATCGCGGCCGTCCGTACCTCCCTGTTCCAAAACTCTACTGACGGAAGAAGAGCTGCACTCTGCGCTGCCCACACAAGATATGAATGAAATATTGAATCTTCAAAAATTGTATTTCGAAGCCTTCTCATTGTTTCCCACCCTTGAAAAGATCAATAACAATGAAACCGACAGATTATGGCAACTTTATAGTCTATTCGTAGAACGACAGAGTTCATTCTTTGGCAAAATACCATCGTTTAGGTTGCTGGCCACCTGTGACCGCCATAAGTTGCTGCGCCTGGCTGTGGGCATCAGCATACACTTGTCTGCTGCACAGCTCATGGATGAACAGGAGTACACGTGGCCACGCAGAGACGCTCCTctcatcaccactcacaccagaGTGCTCTCTGCTAGCACCATTCGCCAGGTTGTCTCTCATGAACATTTTATTCTCCTCATGACATTTTATACACACTACACTCGCCTCTTTGCTGATCCAAGAGTAGTTTTATTAACGCAGGTGCTTTCTCTCTTCTGTGAGGTTCCAGAACTGAGTGATGTCGATGCGATCAGGCAGAGACGACAACATTATCTGGGTTTGCTTTCCCGCTACTTGACAACAGTCTATGGCAGGCAGCCTGGTGAGCGCCTTCTTACAACTCTCCTCGTCAGCCAGGAAGAGGCAAGACAACTCTCTGCCATATACCAGCATGTGGAATTGTCTCCTCAAGTCCAGAGATATGCCTTAAGAAGCGATGCCCCTAATGTATTTACTGCAAATTTCCAGAAACTTTGCATCTTTGCACATAGCATTGTAGCAGCGAAGGTTAAAGACCAACGCCACGACACCTCCATGCAGGCCTCAGACAGCGCCTCCATGCAGGCCTCAAACAGTACCTCCATGCAGGCCTCAGGCAGCACCTCCATGCAGGCCTCAGACAACACCTCCATGCAGGCCTCAAACAGCAACGTCACTGACCAAGTGACTGTGCTGAAGAAATTGCTCACACGTTTAGCCTGCCATGATGACCCCCACATGCTGGCTGCTGCCCGTCATGTACTTCCACTAGACCTCCTGCAACACTTCCTTCAGATTATGCAGTGA